The stretch of DNA TCAATTGTGTAGCGTATGCTCTTCCTCATATCACTCCTCGTGTAGTTGGTAGATCGTTTTGGTTGGATGTTTTACCTTCAATCGCTAACAATGCTGTAATGTTTGATTTATCGTTATTAAAGTAATACCCTTTGAGTGTTtttctcaaaaataaaataaaaaataaagatGGAAATAAAAGGAAGCTATAAGTTGTAAGAGGTCTTAAAAGTAAATGCGGTCTTAAGTAAGATCATATGATCGAGTAACTATCATCATGCATGAACAACATTGATGCATAAATACTTGTAGTAGGAAAGTGGTGACATATTTCACCCATCTACATCTTTAAACGGATAAACCAGTTAAATTCAGCTTCAATCAGcacagttcagttcagttctattcaattcagttcaactcagctccattaagtttagttcagttcagctaaACTCCATTCAACTCAGCTCagctcaattcagttcagctccgATCAAAAcacagctccattcagttcagttcagctcttttCAGTTCAACTCAATTCAATTCAGCTCTAAAAAATCAGAAAGAAAATGACCTAATTGTTCAGTAATTTGTTTTAATTTAGAGGTAAATAGTACTCGTCATGCTGTCATGCACGTTTGTGTCCTGATAATTACGAGAGCTCCGACCATTTAATCTTTACAGTCAGGTTCAGTGTCACAAATAATCATTGGAATGCACACCATGCATTTTGTGATTGTTtttgcttcttcttctttttttgtaTGGACAAAATACAGAAACGAAGATTGGAAGAATCATCATTTTACGAGTTACGACAATTACATTAGCTGTCCCATTATTTCTTACCATGTTATTTCTATCTCCTTTGATCCAAACTCTCAAATTAAAGGCGGCTACAATTTTTATGGACATAGTATAAAATCCGGGTTGCAAAACGTCGCCGACGTTTTATAACGAATCGTCgacgtttttttaaaaaaagacgaCTCTACCCTTGCTCTCTCTATCTTTCAATACTCTATTGCTCTCTTTCACTCTCTAACTCTCTCGTACAATAACCCCGCAACCACCACAGCACCTCCACCACCACCGCAGCAACACCACAGACGACGACAGCACCTCCACCAACCACCGCAGCACCTCCCTCGTTTCAATCAAGTAAGTCGTTTTTTCTTTTAAATTAGTTTAGATTTAATTGTATAATTTGATATTAGGCTAGTAATGTATGTTTgtgttgaattgaatgaattcCCGTTTCAATTTCCTTATGCATACTATCAATTCTCGTTTCAATTTCCTTATTCTTCTTCATTTCGTTCTTATTAATGTCGGCTTTGTTCTTCTTGTTGTTGTtaatgttgtttgttgttgttgttgttgttgttgttgttgttagtgttGTTTGTTGTCCATGgatctgttgttgttgttgtcgatgTATTTGTTCTTGTATTTGTCTCTTAACAATGGGATTTGTCGAAAAAAAAAGGGAGTATGATAGGGGGAGGGACGTTGAAACCAGACGTCCAGAAGGGGGAGGGACTTTGAAACTCAAAGTCCGTCACCATGACAGACGTGCAAACTCAACGTCCAAACCATGCATGGACGTGAATAGTACACGTCCCTCCCCATGATAGACTTTGAGTTTCAAAGTCTGTCCATGGTGGACATTGAAATTCAAAGTCCCTGTCCATGACGGACTTTGAATGTACACGTCCTAGTCCATGAGGGACTTTGAGTTTGCACGTCCATCACCATGGGGGACTTTGAGTTTGCACGTCCGTCACCATGGGGGACTTTGAGTTTGCACGTCCATATACACGACTACAACTATTTTCGACGGGTTTGGGCGTGCTTGTTACATTCATCCTAATTCTATGAAGACTTAACTTGTAATTGTTTGTTACATTCATCCATATACACGACTACAACTGAACATGTAATTCAATATATCAACTTAACATCTAATTCAATTATCATACTAAATCGATTGAAATGAAAATAGATTGTGTAATTACGTACCTCAAATTCGTTGTTAGCATTTGATGTGGattgctcgttgtttgacattgaATCGTTGTTTTGTTGATGTCGATTTTTCgtgtagttgttttgttgatgtcGAGTTAGAACATACTTTTTTTTTTAGTGTTTTTTGCTTGGAAGAGAATTGGGTAGAGAGAGGAAGAGGAAGGGTAAGAGGCGTTTTTTTTATGAAAAGCGTCGACGATTTGTtataaaacgtcgacgacgttttaTAGCCCCTATAAAATTGGTGTAAAGCTATAATGtaatttgcattttttttttgtaaaaagctaaattatactcgtaaaaaattAAGACCATGTTCTAATATCCGGCCGAAAAGAGCTAAACTAAACTGAAGTAAGAGTTTATTTGTTAAGGGATAAATTGACTGAATGAAGCCGAattgaactgaatagagctgaaatTATGCCATAAAGAAGCCATAATGTGACCAACATTTTTTGCCCATTTTAATGAAAAAACAAGCTTAGGTAaggtactccctctgtcccggtcatttgttgttcttttctATATTGAGGTGTCTCAGTGAGTTGtcgtcctttctattttaagaatgaatttgatgaacaatttgatcattcacctTCAATTTCTTCCACTTGTTATTTGGTAATTGACATCTTCCTCTTTCcatggtctttgtgccaaaacattTTTTACCCaattttaatgaaaaaacaaGCTTATGATAAAAAGGTACTCCCTCTGTTCCGGTCTTTGTTGTTCatttccatattggggtgtctcagtgagttgttgtcctttatattttaagaatgaacttgatgaacaatttgatcattcaccctCAATTTCTTCCACTTGTCATTTGGTAATCGGGCACTTcctctttccttgatctttgtgtcaaaaccaaatgATAACAATTAACCAAGATGGAGGAAGTAGTTCATTAAACATGTAACTAGTTAGTCAAAAGCTTTTCTTAAAACCACTTTAAATTAAGACATTTCGCACCTCTTTTCACATTTTATACTAATTACGAGTGTTGTTTTAAATTAAGACGCTTTTTTTTATCAAAGAAATTGTGTTAGTTAAGACACCTTTCTATTAAAACAACTTTATTCAAGGTGTCCATTGGATTTGAAATGGATGTAACTGGAGTAGAATCAACCTTTTCAATTACAAGTCAAATAAACATGATTACTTGGTTTGAatgatcacaaaatctcattatagacggtaactatccgtctataactaaagacgggccaaataACATACCACATTACGCATAAGACAAACAATAACTTGCGTAATGGGgcccaaaaatatcaccactttaaaggtatttgacccgtctcttgctatagacggatatatccgtctatagcaagacttgcTGTTGAATGATTTGTGATGCAAGTGTGAATCTTAGAATCTTTGTTGAAAGCTTAGCTGTAACCACAACTTGGTACTCAACTTGGTACCGTATATAATCATTGGTTTATGTTCAATCTACTGAGCCCATTATTGTTGGGCTGATCCAATATAAATGCATAGGCCCATGTACTATTCACAATTTTTACTGTTTTGCTCTCATTAACGACTCATCCATTTAATTAGCCCAACCGATTATTCCATCCTGTTTAATAGATTCTTTACGTTTTGGTATGCTTCTACTAAGAGCATATTAATCGAACATAATTGCATAGAAAATAATACTTTTAAGTTAAGAAATTAGTGACCGAAAATTTACATACATGCACACAACACATTGAACATCGGTGAATTAGTCTCATTCTATAACATCGCCTTGTTTGGTTTTTGAAACAAATTCTGACAAGGTCAttaacaacaatttttttttttttttttttttttgatgatgaggaaacccgcagccgctaccttcggtgcgtactgggtaaaccctcgggtgtacgtgatagcctgcaaaccacgtataccaggtaaACCACGCGAGGGTGACCAGCTATTTTACAATTCTTATATACCGATATACAAAACTCATATTGTAAAACAAGTGCTATTTTACTCGAGTAACCTCACTAATATAACTTTCACTAACCACCACTTGTACATAACGGGGACATCAAAGTCTTTATATGGCTTTACAATACTATTAATATCCGAAAACCGTTTTACAAGGTGATTAAACATTCATTGATCGTAATCCGTATGAAGTAATAAGGTTTCGACAAGTAAACAATCACGATCAATAATAATAGAATCTAGTTTCGCGACAATCACAAGGTTATTACATCCGGGAATGACACCAATAAAGACGATATGGTAGTAGAGTAGTTACTCCAGACCATACTCATTTATACAACTAAATTATATTCTAGCTTAAAGAGTTGGACTCACATTAAGAAAAGTACAAAACCGTCTCAAACAAGAATTTGTAAAATATGACATACCAATATACCATCAACATAGCAATATACCTCAAATCAAAGTTGCACACTGTCTAACCAAGACCAGGAAAAAAAGAACAAATCCTCAGAGCTTGTCCTGAGGAATCAGATGAGATTTGTACAACGTTGTTGTCGAAGACATGGCAATTGGCCTCGCTTTATTCAAGTTAGAACAACCAAATATAAaacgaaaaaggaaaaaaaaaaaggcaagCTAAGAAAAATCATAGGAATCGGCAACCAATTTACACGCCCGCCCGCCATTCTGAACAGGCGGATATCGAGTTATGCAATAATCTTGATCCATGGCTGCTTGAACAGTTTCAAATCTGAATAAATCAAGTTGAAAGACGATAGGTTCAAGAACGTGGATTTCCAGTTCTTTTCTCGAATTATTAGTGTGGTCTCTCAACTTGAGCCCTATGTACATCAGACGCTGCAATATAATGTCTTCAAACTTTAGAGAAAGTTTCACTGCTGGACAGGAATATTGTCCAGGACATACCCGTCGAACTCATAATCATTAGTCCCAATGCCTTCTTGCTGCTATGAAGCAAACAAACAGGTCTTAGATCTCCAGAAATTTGAGTAATAAATGTATGGGAAAAAACTTGACTGGAAAACTACACGTTTCGCAACAACTCAAatggcacaaattctcattatagacggacactatccgtctataatgaaatacgggtcaaatacaataccactttcctaataggacaaacaacaagtggggtAGTGtgggcaaaaaatgtcaccactttcattgtatttgacccgtctatagcaatagacggatatacccgtctatagcaagactaattGCTCAAATGGACCGTGAAATTCGTCCAGGAACAAATGTTGTACAAATGTTTTTGATTACAAGACATGTGAGAAAAAATTGTTTTTAGACGAATCCGACACATTATTAGCTCGCGAGTTGCGTCAATTAATTATGATGTTTCTTGGATTGACAAGTTTTTTATTAAAGAAAAGTAGAAAAGAATAGTATATGGAAGCAAAGTTCAATCTAATGCCTGAGAAAAAAAATCTGATAATTACGTCCTCAATTTTGTTCGTGATGAATGATCAAATCTACTAGCTATTCCTTACCTGCTTCAGAAGTGCAGACATCAAATCATCCTGATCATAATGCTGAGCGAAGAGGTGAGTCCCAGGGCTGGGGATATCAGAATACGTCTCTGCCTTCACCAAAACCGAGGGCCCTACATTAATGCTGTTCATTCCGAGATGTTGGCTATCCAATCCAGTAGAGAACATCTGTTTGCCATTCACCAAAGCTGAGGGACCCACATTCCCGGTGTTGTGGTGCATAGATGTTGAGAGTTGAGAGGAACTTCCAAAATTCATGTTAGGGTCTCGCAGCTGCCATTCCTGAGAACTATGTGACTCGACTTCAGAAAACACGTCATAACTCCCGACATATCCTCTTGCCGCTTTAGTGTCCAAGTTATTATTGTTGACCTGATTAAATCCCTTGGATGTCATAGCCGTCAATCCAGGAGTACTTCCAAGAGGGAAACTATTTCCCGGTATGTCCGGCATTTGGTTAATGGTGGAGTAATCTACCACTGGGCCTGCTTGTGAGACGGGATTATAAGACATTCCATTTCGTGAAACTATGGCCGCATTTGACTGCATAGCCTGTCCAATTGAGGGTTGAATCCTGGAAACGTGGCTGCCGATACTAGATTGCTGTGGGGCCCTCTGCATGAGCAAAGAGCTACTCTGATGGCTACTGGAAGCATTTGCTTGCAAATTAATGTTCCCCATGTTTTGGGCAGATTGATTCAATCCCGCAAGTTGCCTTGGTTCCATTGTTGTTGGAATTCCGTGCAGCAAATTCATTTGCTTATTAACGGCATTCATTTCATATCTTGACTTGGAGTTTTCGAAGCTAAATAAACTTCTTTGGTCGACAAATGGCATGGAAATGCCCGGTTTCATAGTAGGTTGATATCTGGTGTATGCCGCCAGAGTTTGAGCTGATAGGTGGCCAGTGGCATGAAGAGTCTGGAGGTCAATACCGCCAAGAGACGACATGGCGCCAAATCCAGAGTCTTGGGACATAAAAGCGGCGTTAAGTCCACCTTGTTGTGAAACTCCACTCAGCCTTCTGAGATACAAGCGGTATTTCTGCATGGAGTAGTTTAATCAGTCTCATGAAAGACGGTCTCTTTTACCTGCCAATCTTACCAATTCACCCCAATGAATTCTCTATAGGTCAGTTTCGCAAGAGAATTCGTATAGAGTCAGTCCACACGGCAAAACTGGACAGGGATAGGGAAAGGGAACCGAACCATACCAATTCACAAGCATAAAtgaataatttaataaaatacctGAAGATGACTAGCAACATTTTCTCTAGTCAGACCAGGAACATTCATCATCTCCAAGATTTTCTTGGGGACGGCCTCTGCACGAGAACATCACCAGAAAACATAAGCCTAGTACATAAAGTTGAAGCAAGTAATTCTTGAAATGACAACAGAGTGACGTAAAAACATCAACCACCTCAATGGTCACCTGAAAATACAATTTTTAAGTCTGCGACTGGAAGAGTCAATGTCAAGCTAAACCCTACTCCTTAAGGAACATTACATAAAGTCGTGAAGATCCGCAACTTAGTGTTTGTTTGACTCACACTGAGAATTGACAAGACTTGAGAATATCAATTTTCTATGAAATTTTAATTTATGGAAGTTGTCGGAGTTGTTTTGCTACAAATTAGAATGGGGAAGTTCGGAATTCCTATGTTTTAAGGTGTCTACCTAATGACCACTTATAGTAAGTAAAATGATaaagataaatgtaactttaacaaaagGCAATAAAGCAAGACGGAACAATTATATTTGAAAAGGTTACATACTTTCGATTCCAAGCTGATTGACAGCAGCGACAAACTGTTGGTGAAGCTCAACTGACCAAACAACGCGAGGTTTCTTCAGAGTAGTTGTATCATCTCTGTCATCGGAATCTTCATCTTCGCCCTTCCTCTTAGAACTTTTCCAACTTCCTTCGTTGGCAGGAGATAAAGCGTTATCATCTTGTTTTTGCTCACGATCCCCCTCATCCCAGCTACTTGATTGCTCCACTTCTTTAAATTCATGTTTCTTCTTCCTAATCACATGCTGCCATATGTTCTTAAGTGCCTCTATTCGGACTGGTTTGATTAAGTAATCACATGCCCCGTGAGTAACACCCTTCATCACAACATTATTGCTATCGTCTGCTGACATCACTGTTCCATTAAATATATCCCACATTAAAATTTCCATTAAATAGTCTTACTTGTGAGATCGACCCAAATGCTTATATATGTTCTTAGGGTTGTCCCTCAAGCGAAACAATTCAAATCTTAAGACGGAGTAATAGGGATATCAAGAATTTGTAGAGCTATAAGGCCGAAGAAGAAATACTCACTGATAACCGGAAGATCCATCTCCAATCCAACATGCTCAAGGAGTTTGAACCCGTCCATATCCGGCATATGTACATCACTTATTACAATATCAAACCCATTTCTATTCTCGCGGAGCAAAGTCAAGGCAACCTCGGCTCTATTCGTCTTTGTAACTGAAACAAATCCCGAAAATTTTACCAAATTTGCTTGTATCAGTCTATCAGAGAGTAAACCAACTAAATATGATCTGATTTCCATAAATGGTATataaaatcaacaacaacaaaacaaaaaatgcaAAGAAATTAATTAGATTTCTGTCCCATATGACTGAATGACTACAATTAAGTCAAAGCATGTTTCATTTACTAAAACTAGAATGATCATACATTTATCAGATTCGGCATGTGTGGggtgatatttgacccgttttaatgtTATCCGTCTTTCAAGGGAGACTAACTGAAATTGACCAATTGTTGTTTAACCATTTCAATTCACAAGTAAAAAAACATTCAATTGCCAAATATTACATTAAAAAtcaataactaacaatcattaaATTGACAAAAAAAATCATGTCACACCTATGTTACTCGGATACTTCACTTACTTGCCGTATTCCGTATCCGATACGTATTTTGTCTGATACGATACGACACTTAGATatttcattttagaccaaaatatTGAAAATTTCGCACAAAATAGCCGTATCAGATACTCCGATACGTATTTTGTCGGATACGAGTAGACGAGTCCGAGTAACATAGTGTCACACAAAACTTAAAATATATACTCAATTACTACCATTGACCTTAAGAAATATCattcgatcatttgtttaccttaaaTTAAAATACTTCTCACAGATAATataaaaaaatgtaaataaatgattgggacggagtgAGTAATACGGATCGGATTAAGTAAAACATAACAAATGaaataattgaaattaaaattAGAGCAAGAAAGTATAATTACCATCATATCTACAAGTTCGAAGCATCTTCTCTAGaatgatgagacaagttggatcatcatcaacaacaagcACCCGTAGACCCGCAGGAAACGGGTCGGGTACTGAATCAACAGCCTTTCGGGTCATGTTTGAACTTGGTATTGACATGGATCCCATTACTCCGCCACCCATGTTCATCTCATTTATCTATACTTGCAAATTTCCAAaccaaaaaattaaaaacaaaaattattgACTATTTAAAAATAATCTTAGAAAAAAGGTCAAAGCTATCATGAATTTAATTAATTGAAACCCACCTTAAATATACAAATTTAATAAGAAAATATTGAAATTTAATGGAATCTTTGAGAGAAATGAACTAAGATGGTTTTTTCAATATAAATAGTGAAATAAAAGATTAGATT from Silene latifolia isolate original U9 population chromosome 10, ASM4854445v1, whole genome shotgun sequence encodes:
- the LOC141606898 gene encoding two-component response regulator ARR2-like isoform X2, with protein sequence MNMGGGVMGSMSIPSSNMTRKAVDSVPDPFPAGLRVLVVDDDPTCLIILEKMLRTCRYDVTKTNRAEVALTLLRENRNGFDIVISDVHMPDMDGFKLLEHVGLEMDLPVIMMSADDSNNVVMKGVTHGACDYLIKPVRIEALKNIWQHVIRKKKHEFKEVEQSSSWDEGDREQKQDDNALSPANEGSWKSSKRKGEDEDSDDRDDTTTLKKPRVVWSVELHQQFVAAVNQLGIEKAVPKKILEMMNVPGLTRENVASHLQKYRLYLRRLSGVSQQGGLNAAFMSQDSGFGAMSSLGGIDLQTLHATGHLSAQTLAAYTRYQPTMKPGISMPFVDQRSLFSFENSKSRYEMNAVNKQMNLLHGIPTTMEPRQLAGLNQSAQNMGNINLQANASSSHQSSSLLMQRAPQQSSIGSHVSRIQPSIGQAMQSNAAIVSRNGMSYNPVSQAGPVVDYSTINQMPDIPGNSFPLGSTPGLTAMTSKGFNQVNNNNLDTKAARGYVGSYDVFSEVESHSSQEWQLRDPNMNFGSSSQLSTSMHHNTGNVGPSALVNGKQMFSTGLDSQHLGMNSINVGPSVLVKAETYSDIPSPGTHLFAQHYDQDDLMSALLKQQEGIGTNDYEFDGYVLDNIPVQQ
- the LOC141606898 gene encoding two-component response regulator ARR2-like isoform X1, with protein sequence MNMGGGVMGSMSIPSSNMTRKAVDSVPDPFPAGLRVLVVDDDPTCLIILEKMLRTCRYDVTKTNRAEVALTLLRENRNGFDIVISDVHMPDMDGFKLLEHVGLEMDLPVIMMSADDSNNVVMKGVTHGACDYLIKPVRIEALKNIWQHVIRKKKHEFKEVEQSSSWDEGDREQKQDDNALSPANEGSWKSSKRKGEDEDSDDRDDTTTLKKPRVVWSVELHQQFVAAVNQLGIEKAVPKKILEMMNVPGLTRENVASHLQKYRLYLRRLSGVSQQGGLNAAFMSQDSGFGAMSSLGGIDLQTLHATGHLSAQTLAAYTRYQPTMKPGISMPFVDQRSLFSFENSKSRYEMNAVNKQMNLLHGIPTTMEPRQLAGLNQSAQNMGNINLQANASSSHQSSSLLMQRAPQQSSIGSHVSRIQPSIGQAMQSNAAIVSRNGMSYNPVSQAGPVVDYSTINQMPDIPGNSFPLGSTPGLTAMTSKGFNQVNNNNLDTKAARGYVGSYDVFSEVESHSSQEWQLRDPNMNFGSSSQLSTSMHHNTGNVGPSALVNGKQMFSTGLDSQHLGMNSINVGPSVLVKAETYSDIPSPGTHLFAQHYDQDDLMSALLKQQQEGIGTNDYEFDGYVLDNIPVQQ